TGTACGCTGTACGTGACGCTGGAGCCGTGCCCGATGTGTGCGGGAGCGATCGTCCAAAGCCGGGTGGAACAGGTCGTCTACGGTGCGCGGGATCCCAAAGCGGGATGTGCCGGGTCATTGATGAATCTGCTGGGCGATGACCGCTTTAACCATCAGGTGCCGGTGCACAGCGGCGTCCTGGCGGAGGAATGCGGTCAGATGCTCAAGGATTTTTTCCGTGGACTGCGCAAGAAAAAAGGGCCTATTCAGGATGAAGCCTGATGGCGCCGCCAATTGTTGGACACTGCTAACAATTGGCGGTGCCGTTTTTTATGGAGAGGAAAGGGACGAGCACTTTTTTTATTTGGGCGAAATATTAGAAAATAGAAAATAATTAGTTGACGTTTTTGGATATTTGTATACAATTATTCATAAATACATTTATGAGGGATGGGTAACCAGCCTGCAAGATGGATTTTGCTTTCTATATACATGGGAGGGGTTTTCATGAAGAAATGGACAGTTGCTCTACTAACAGGAATCTTAGCGGTAAGTTTGACTGCATGCGGAGGAACATCATCGTCAGGTACCCAACCAGCACCGAAGAATAACGATCAAACGGCAGCCAATGGGGAGCAGCCTGCCTCCAATTATCCGGACAAGCCTATTAACATTATTGTCCCGGGCGGAGCAGGCGGCGGATTGGATACGACTGCCAGAGTATTATCTAAAACATTGAGCGAAACCGCAATTGTCAAGCAAACTATCAATATCGAGAATAAGCCTGGCGGCGGCCAAACGACGGGTCTTTCTCATTTCATCACCAACGACAAAGATAATTCTTACAAATTGCTGCTGCCCTCCACGCCGATCGTGATCAACTATCTGAGAAAAGAGGCAACCAGCCCATATTCTTACGCGGATATGAAACCGCTTGCGCAATTGACGACAGACTATGGCGCCATTGTCGTTTCCGCTGATTCCAAGTACAACGACTTGCCTTCGCTGTTTGAGGATATGAAGAAAAATCCGCAAAGCATTACATTCGCGGGAGGTTCCGGCCCGGGATCGATGGACCACCTGGTCGTCATGCTGCCTGCGATCAAAGCGGGCATTGATCCGAAGACGATTAAGTACACTTCTTATGATGCTGGCGGAGCAGCGATGGTCGCCCTGCTCGGAGGACACGCTCAAGCCCTGACGACGGGTCTGTCCGAGGCGAAAGCCTATCTGGAGGCGGGAAAAGTAAAAGTGCTGGCTGTTTCCGCTCCAAACCGTCTGGGAGGAATCTTCAAGGATATCCCCACCTACAAGGAAGCGGGCTATGACGCTGAATTTATTAACTGGCGCGGTCTCTTTGGCGTAAAGGATATGTCTCCTGATGCAGTTGCGTTTTGGGAAGAGAAAATCAAGGCGTTGACCGAGACGGAAGAATGGAAAAATGAGCTGGAGCTGAATGGCTGGGAAGACGGCTATAAAAACTCCGAAGATTTCACCAAGTTCCTGGAAGAACAAGATAAAGTCATCAAGGAAGTTCTGACCGTATTGGGAATGGCCAAGTAAAGAACAGAGGGAAAGGAAGGAGGGGAACATCCCCTTCTCCTTCCTTTCTTTTTTCAGGAAATACCCGTGAAGGAGGAATGGGTTTTGAATAAAACGGTCGACCGCTATACATCATTTTTCTTTCTCTTCATCGGCGTATCTTTTATCGTCGGCAGTCGGAGCATCGCGCAGAGCTCCTACGGCAGTGAAGTGGGGCCTGATATTTTCCCGTTTTGGCTCGGCGTCATCTGTTCCCTGCTCAGTGTCAGGCTGTTTTTCGAATCCTTGCGAGCGAAAGGAGAGGAGGAGCAGCAGGAAAAGAAGAGCCTCGACTACAAAAAGTTTGCCATCATCCTGGGGACTACCACGCTTTACTGTCTCTTTCTCGAAAAAATCGGTTATGTGATCGGGACATTCCTGTTTCTGCTCATTGGTTTTCAAACCATCGATAAGCGTAAATGGCCCCTGTCCACTCTCATTTCATTGGCGGTATCAGTCGGCGTGTACTACGTGTATGTCGAAATTCTGCAGGGGACTTTGCCGGGCTTTCCTTCGTGGCTCAGTCGATAAGGAGGTAGAAGCATGGATTCCGTAACTTTTTTAATCGGAGGATTTGAAACGGCACTCCAATCCCATAATTTGCTGTTCGCGTTCTTCGGCGTCTTGATCGGGACAGCGGTGGGGGTGCTCCCCGGAATTGGACCGGTTAGCGGTGTGGCCCTGTTGATACCGATCACCGCTTCGATTACCGGGGGGTTAAGCCCGGATGAAGCCGCGACGAGCTCCATCATCCTATTGGCCGGGGTCTATTACGGGGCGATGTACGGCGGATCGACGACATCCATCCTGCTCAATACACCGGGAGAAGCCTCATCCGTCGTGACTACCCTGGACGGGCATCAGATGGCCAAACAGGGAAGAGCAGGTTCCGCCTTGGCGATCTCTGCGATCGGCTCCTTCGTGGCCGGCATCTTCTCCCTGGTCGGCCTGATTTTCCTGGCGAAGCCTTTGTCGGAGCTGGCTCTCCAATTCGGGCCAGCAGAGTATTTCTCCCTCATGGTCCTGGGCCTGTGCGCTGTGAGCGGCTTGGCGGGGAAGTCGATGACGAAGGCCTTTCTGATGACCGTATTGGGCCTGTTGCTGGGTACGATTGGCATCGATGCCGTATCGGGAGTGGCCCGCTTTACGTTCGGCATTACGGAGCTTTATGAAGGCATCGAATTTTTGACCGTTGCCGTAGGGCTTTTTGCTTTAGGAGAAGTGTTTAAAACCATTCTGGAAAAGGACTACGTTTCCGGTGCCCTGGCCAAAATCAATCGCATTCTCCCCACCAAGGAAGAGATGAAGGCCAGTACCCCTCCGATCCTCAGAGGGTCGCTGTTGGGCTTTTTTGTCGGGATTTTGCCCGGTGCCGGTGCTTCGATCGCGTCCTTCTTCTCCTACATCCTGGAGAAAAAGGTGAGCAAGAATCCGGAAAAATTCGGCAAAGGTGCAATCGAGGGTGTGGCTGCTCCCGAATCAGCCAATAACGCAGCTTCGGGCGGGGCGATGATACCGCTTTTGACCATGGGGATTCCCGGATCGGGAACCACGGCCATTCTGATGGGCGCGCTGATTATGTACAACGTCCAGCCCGGCCCGCTGCTTTTCGAACAGCACCCAACCGTCGCCTGGGGATTGATCGCCAGCATGTTCATCGGAAATATCATGCTGCTCATCTTGAATATGCCGTTGATCAAAGTGTTTGCAAAAGTGATTGAAACACCGCCGAAGTTCTTGCTTCCGATGATTATCGCCATCTCGGTGTTTGGGGTATACGCAGTCCGGTTAACGACATTTGACTTGATCCTGCTCGTGATTTGCGGACTGGCCGGTTACTTTTTCACCCGCCATGACTATCCCGTAGCGCCGCTTGTGCTGGGACTGGTGTTAGGCTCGATGATCGAATACAACCTGAGACGCGCCCTGACGATCTCCAATGGAGACATGATGATTT
This sequence is a window from Brevibacillus composti. Protein-coding genes within it:
- a CDS encoding tripartite tricarboxylate transporter TctB family protein, which translates into the protein MNKTVDRYTSFFFLFIGVSFIVGSRSIAQSSYGSEVGPDIFPFWLGVICSLLSVRLFFESLRAKGEEEQQEKKSLDYKKFAIILGTTTLYCLFLEKIGYVIGTFLFLLIGFQTIDKRKWPLSTLISLAVSVGVYYVYVEILQGTLPGFPSWLSR
- a CDS encoding Bug family tripartite tricarboxylate transporter substrate binding protein; translation: MKKWTVALLTGILAVSLTACGGTSSSGTQPAPKNNDQTAANGEQPASNYPDKPINIIVPGGAGGGLDTTARVLSKTLSETAIVKQTINIENKPGGGQTTGLSHFITNDKDNSYKLLLPSTPIVINYLRKEATSPYSYADMKPLAQLTTDYGAIVVSADSKYNDLPSLFEDMKKNPQSITFAGGSGPGSMDHLVVMLPAIKAGIDPKTIKYTSYDAGGAAMVALLGGHAQALTTGLSEAKAYLEAGKVKVLAVSAPNRLGGIFKDIPTYKEAGYDAEFINWRGLFGVKDMSPDAVAFWEEKIKALTETEEWKNELELNGWEDGYKNSEDFTKFLEEQDKVIKEVLTVLGMAK
- a CDS encoding tripartite tricarboxylate transporter permease, which encodes MDSVTFLIGGFETALQSHNLLFAFFGVLIGTAVGVLPGIGPVSGVALLIPITASITGGLSPDEAATSSIILLAGVYYGAMYGGSTTSILLNTPGEASSVVTTLDGHQMAKQGRAGSALAISAIGSFVAGIFSLVGLIFLAKPLSELALQFGPAEYFSLMVLGLCAVSGLAGKSMTKAFLMTVLGLLLGTIGIDAVSGVARFTFGITELYEGIEFLTVAVGLFALGEVFKTILEKDYVSGALAKINRILPTKEEMKASTPPILRGSLLGFFVGILPGAGASIASFFSYILEKKVSKNPEKFGKGAIEGVAAPESANNAASGGAMIPLLTMGIPGSGTTAILMGALIMYNVQPGPLLFEQHPTVAWGLIASMFIGNIMLLILNMPLIKVFAKVIETPPKFLLPMIIAISVFGVYAVRLTTFDLILLVICGLAGYFFTRHDYPVAPLVLGLVLGSMIEYNLRRALTISNGDMMIFLQKPISALFLGIAAAWILIPVLMKKRGKKVLVNEEG
- the tadA gene encoding tRNA adenosine(34) deaminase TadA produces the protein MNHCGEQGQEELHEHELYMRAAIEEAKKAAALGEVPIGAVIVRNGEIVGRGYNLRETEKDPTLHAEMIAIRQASAKLGGWRLIGCTLYVTLEPCPMCAGAIVQSRVEQVVYGARDPKAGCAGSLMNLLGDDRFNHQVPVHSGVLAEECGQMLKDFFRGLRKKKGPIQDEA